In the genome of Saccharomyces paradoxus chromosome VI, complete sequence, the window CTTGCGATATGTCACTATGGAAAGATGCCCTGCTGCTCATACGTACCGCGTTGATTTCCTGCATATCATTTCCTACATCCGACTTCTGTGAGACGGTCTTCGTTAATAAAGTTATGGGATTGACTGATGGATTTGTAGATATTGTAGAATACGCCCTTCTCTTATGTTTCGTCTGTTTGAAATGTACGTCAACCTCCGATTCAGGTGACATTTCAAGGTTCGCACTAACTAATGAAGTCTCACGACCTTTTGTGAAAGTTTTTGCCGGGCGAGATACTTCTAAGTTGCACCCGTTGCTTGAGATAGCAGCAGGTAGGCCCATATTATGACCTCTTTTTAAACCTACCTTCCTTGGCGAATATGGAGTAATGCTCTCTACATAAAGCTGCCTTTGGTGTGGCATGGAATTTGCCAGCCTAGATGGCCTCGCATTAGAGGTTAAGATAGCAGAGGCTTCTAATTGGTGATGTGCAACTGCCTCaccttcatcttcaaaatccaTGTGGCCACTGGTGGATAGATTCGCTTCCTCCACATAGTTGCgattttttattccatTATTCTCCCCGTCAGAAGAAATCAATTTGCCTTTAGAACGTCCAATTTCGTCCTTTTTCAATCCAAGCGCTTCCTGACGCATTGGCACTGTATCAGGATGTTGCCTATGTTCATACAATCCTGTGTGCTCCTCTGTATTCATGGAGACCATTGAATTGGCTAGGGACTTTGACCTTGGTAAATCTGATGATGACTGAAATGAACTGGATAACGACGACATTACAAAGTTTCTTCACGTCTTCTCATGAAACTTGGTATTTCTATAAAAGGTGGTTACAATATGTTTTGTCGAATTTTCTATTCAACTAGCGGCACATTCCATGTGGAAAATTGATTAGTAGTAGTATCTACCGTTCTTGCTTGATATTGAGTAGGGATAACAATCGTTGTTTGATTCCACTTTCCCActttaaataataaaactCTACGCTAGAATATCATATGCTCGaggaaaatcaaatttCCTTGGAAGCAGCCACTTTCTGGACAACTAAATTAAATGTTGCATTTTTgatagaaatttttcaacccAAGATATCGCTTTTGCAACTTATAGCCGGACAGACTGTGAAAACGTACTTGAGGGAACAGTTTGATAGCATAATATAAAGAGCAGATAATTTTGTCTGCAATTTTTGTATCCACAGTCCTCTTCCAAATAAAAGAGTGTGTAAAGTAATGGAGATCTTGCGTAGTTTGGTTAGAGCTTCGAAGCGCTGTCAACCCTGACATATATGATACCTGTGGTTTAAACACAAAAGACACTTCTTGTTTCCCATATTAAAGCAACAATGATGCGGGAAGTAGAGTTCAGATACGGAAGTTAGCATGTAGGAATACTAAGTGGCAGTTCTTCCTTCAACACATACAACAAACGATGGAGTTTAGCAGCTGTATATATGTGCCGTATTTAAAAATTCTCAGTATATTACGAGCCTTCAAATACGACTGAACGGTGACATGGTCCGGTAGGATTAAACGTTAAGAAAGTGGTCCTAAGCATGGAATGTTGTTGTAGTTTCAGCCGTccattcaatttttttgaaccatCACCTTTCCCTTTCTGgacttttcttcaataaaaaaaacaagaaaaacataGAATGTTAAATACTATAAATATAAGAAGtacgaaaagaaatcaaaacaaaacgCGTTTAAAGATTGACGAATATGCTGGACGATAATGATGGAGAAACTGTTCATGAAGATAGAAATAATTCTTCTCTAGAACAAGGCGAGATTGGAGCGGTATTCATAGTACCTAAAATACTTATCAGAGAACATGAACGAGTTATACTTAAACAAATTCTGCAAATTCTGGATCAAGACGAATTAGTACAACCCCCCTTAGACAAATTTCCTTACAAAAAACTGGAATTGCCAGTGTATACAGATGAATCCAAGACCAGAGACGCTACAAATACATCCTATAAGATGGTACAGATGGATGCTTATGGTGAGAAAAAAGTAGGTTTAAACGGTGAATTATTTGGCGGCAGACATTATTTGTTTAACACGTTCACGTTTATGGCTCATACAGATGTTCTTCTGGTGCTTTTACAAGACGTTATCAAAGTGCTATACCAGAGCGATACAAAGCATGACGGGGACGAGTTTATTGACCAGCATGATCAAATTCTAATAATGGAAACTTCAGAGGAgcaaacaaattttttggccAAAAACGGTATTCTTCCTGAAGGGTCCAATGGATCTTTTAAGTATGTGACCGCCAGGTCAGCTTTTGTTGAATTTGGTGCTACTGTTATTGCCGGTGGTCAACGCATCGTTGATGATTATTGGGAATCGTTGGctaaaaagcaaaatttgTCGTCTCACCAGAGGGTTTTTAAATTGACAACAGGTttaatttccaaaatatcaCTTTTACGTCCCTCCTTCCAGAATAACAAGATTACCAATGCGAATGAATTTGGCACAAAAGATAATAATGCTTGTACAATTTCCAACTCAAAATTCGAATCGCCATATCCAATAGTCACGGAACAGCCGTCAGCCGAGGTTAGAGAAGCCtatattgaaaactttGCCAAAGGTGAGCACATTTCGGCAATCGTTCCTGGACAAAGCATTAGTGGAACATTGGAACTCAGTGCACAATTTAGAGTACCGCGTTATCACAGCAAAAACTCGTTTCAGCAAGCCCTGCAAATGAAGGCAATGGATATACCAATCGGAAGACATGAAGACTTACTTGCACAATATGAAAGTCAAGCGCTTGATGGTTCCTCATTAACTTCACTTCCTAATAATATTCCATCCGTTAATCCTAGTAATAAGCCCATCAAACGAATGCTAAGTAGTATTCTTGACATAAACGTTTCCTCAtcaaaaaacaagaaatcTGAGGAAAACGAAATGATAAAACCCATGAACAAGGGTCTACTCAAAAACAATACATCTTTAAACATAAACGGCTGGAAATTTGAATCTTTGCCTTTAAAATCCCCGGAAAATTCAGGTAAACAGCAATATTATAGAGGATTGCCATTATACGAAAAAAATGCGTTGCTAGAAAGACTGAAACAACTGACGCCGAACGAAATCAAAGAACTAGAGCATTTGCATGATGCCGTTTTTGTTAATACCGGTTTACAAAATGTTAGGAAAGTTAggacaaaaaaatggaaaaaatactgGCAATACAAGGCAGGTATCCCTATCGGTTTGAAACGCTCTCAATTGGAtgaatttaaaaataaCTATTTGAAAGATGTTTTAGCACAGACGAGTGTCACTACGAATTTTAACGAAATAACAAATACGGATGAAACGATAACAACAAAAAGGATACCAAACCCAAATTTCTTGGGGAACTGCAACATTAAGGACTTCAAGCCTCCATATATTTATTCTCGTTCGAACAAAGCACCACAAACCATCACTGGAAATAAAACTGCCGTTAAGCCGGACGCTGATGTGAAGAATACAAATCCCAATCCAATGATTGCAACGGATGCAGCCGCGACGAAACCGAACACCTTTGCTAATTTCAATAACGGAATAACTATGAATAACTGAAGGAAATAAAGGCGAATATAAGCGGCACTCCAATGAGAAATGGGCTCCTTGAAGTGATAATATAAACTATTGTTCGTTATTTTATAAACATATGTATtattacatatatacatatatagGGAATGCATGTGCACAATTGAttttagtgaaaaaaaaaaaaattgtccaAAATCATAGCAATTTGGTTTTTGTGATCTCTTGTCTGATTCTGAATGTATAATATGCCATAATCAACATGATGAAAATTAATGGGAGTAGCCAAATCATCAGCTTTCTAGCAATTTCATCGACCTGAGGACCATCTTGTCCATGACGCTTGGCGGTTTCTCTATACTTTTCCTGTTCAACCAGGaccttttccaatttttgattAATCGACAGGaagtctttgaaattttctttatcctCAGCGATTGCATCGTCAGTGGAAATTCCTTTCTCGTCATTAGTGGGCTGCTTAGAAGAGAGATGTTTGGTTATCGTAGTCATGAATGAAAGCAGTTCTTGTTGAACTTTAATGATATCATTTAACTTTGTTTCTAAAGCATTGATATCGTTTGCAAGAATTTTACCTTCAACTCTGTCCAGTTTCTTATACAACTCATAGTTTGACATTTTGTCTTTGTCGGCGTCAAATGCtgttttttcaatcaatttttctttaccgGTTTTTTGGTCAATGTATTTGGTGATCAGCTTTGGCTGACCCATTGCATTAACGTTAGGAATCAAAGAGTCTTCAATCACGCCGTTAAATAATTccattttgaatatttcaaaagacTCTGCATTATTATTCAATGCCCCATTTTGAGCAGTGACCCCAATACGGTAAGATCCAGTAGGGAAGCGAATTTTCCTAGTTTGAAAACAGACTTTATTGTCCACCTGAACTTTTAATAAGTTGCTGTCTTCCAAATCGTAAGTTACTCTAACCGTGGAAGGAACGGAGGAGTCCTGATAACCCATCAAACAAGATGCAAAGCTCTGTTCATAGATTTTTGTCTTGTCCACAGGCTTTTGACCGTCATTTAGTTGACCACGAAGAGTCGGACCCAATGGACCATTGTTATCCACCAATAGCTGTAAGCCATCATAGTTGACTGGTCCATTGTACAACTGCTTATCGCGTGGTACATTAGAATCCTGAACAAACCAAAATGATATACCACCATCAGTTTGACCAGAATAACCAACACTTCTAAATGTCCACTCCATAGTAAAAGaatctttcaaatcaaaCCCTTGTTTCAACCAAAGTGAACCCTTAGAATTTTGCTTAGAAGTCAATACAATTCTTCCTTCCTCTAGACTAGCTTGTTCACCAGTTTGCCAGTTACTAGGCACTTTACGTGCGTTAATCAGATCAGGGAGTGAGTAGTCCGAGTTTAATTTGGATGCATCTGAAGTGTCACCTAATGGATGGGCTTCTAACAATCCTGTCCATATCGTAAGGACGGTGAAAAAACTCAGCAGTACTGCACTTTTCTTAGCCATTAACATCGTTACAAAATGCAGATCTCCTGATGCTAACTATCTGTCAAGTTTTTATCGATGTAATCCCGATTTTTCAGTACCACTTAAGGCTTCTCTGTTAAAAGATCAAAAACATTCTCTAGGGCACATAGTAATTCTCTTCTCGTATGTAGTGACAACAAGACATAATGACAATAATAGatggaaattgaaatattatGAAACAGAGGTAATAGTATGTTAAATTATAGTTGGTATTGTATACCAGCAAGCGAGCATGCTATCATTTTGCGACTATTTTTGGTCTGAGGACCTTGTCTCTGGTTTAGAGGTGCTTTTTGATAGATTATACCACGGTTGTGAGCAATGTGATTTGTTCATTCAATTATTTGCGTCAAGAATGCAGTTTGAAGTTAGTCACGGGAGGCAGTTGTTTGGTATAGAAGCCGGTATGGACAACCTAAAGGTGGTTCAGGAAGATGAGCATGAAGGGGTGACCGTTTCGAGAGCTCTGAGGGGAATTCTACAAGAAATGTCTCAGGAAGGGACGCATCACTTGACAATAGCATCGAACATAGAAAGTTTGGTGCTGCAACCATTCGGTAAATGGTGCGTGGAGCATAGGGAGAGGATCCAATACTCTGAAAAGACTTTGTTGACCAACGTaaataatttcaaaaagtCTAAGAAGTACGTCAGTAAGCTGGAAAAGGAATATTTTAATAAATGTAGGCAATTAGAAGAATTTAAAAGAACTCATttcaatgaagatgagCTAGCCAATGCAATGAAATCGTTGAAAATACAAAGTAAATACGAAGAAGACATCGCCAGGGAAAAGGATCAtagatttttcaataaaatagCAGGAATAGATTTTGATTATAAAACAATGAAGGAGACACTTCAGTTGTTATTGACCAAGCTTCCTAAAACGGACTATAAGCTTCCTCTTATAAGCTATTCTTTGAGTAACACCAACAGCGGCGGAGAAATAACAAAGTTTCTGCTCGACCACATGTCATTAAAGGATACCGATCAAGCTGAAACGTTCGGCCAAGATTTGTTGAATTTAGGGTTTTTGAAATACTGCAATGGTGTTGGTAATACATTTGTCAACtccaaaaaattccaataCCAATGGAAGAACACTGCATACATGTTTGCCAATGTGCCAATGCCCGGTTCGGAGGAACCTGCAGCTGGTGAATCCCTAATATCTCGGTTCAACAACTGGGATGGCTCATCTGCAAAGGAGATGATTCAATCCAAGATTGGTAACGACCAAGGGGCTGGAAAATTCCAAGCTCCTCATATATCTGATAATGAAAGGAcgcttttcaaaatgatgGATGCACTTGCAGCGTCAGATAAGAAATATTACCAAGAGTGTTTCAAGATGGATGCCTTAAGATGCTCTATCGAGGAGTTGTTGATTGACCATTTGTCGTTTATGGAAAAATGTGAGTCTGATAGACTGAATGCGATTAAGAAAGCAACATTAGATTTTTGCTCCACTTTAGGtaataaaatttcttcattaaaacTGTGCATAGATAAAATGCTTACGCTAGAAAACGATATTGATCCCACTGCAGACCTTTTGCAACTTTTAGCCAAGTACAAGACGGGCAGTTTTAAACCTCAAGCCATTGTCTATAATAATTACTACAATCCTGGCtcatttcaaaactttggCGTTGATCTAGAGACTCGTTGTAGACTAGATAAGAAAATTGTTCcattaataatttcatcgATATTTTCATATATGGACAAGATATACCCTGATCTACCTAATGACAAAGTAAGAACTTCAATTTGGACTGATTCGGTGAAACTTAGCCTGACACATCAACTTCGAAACCTATTGAACAAACAACAATTCCACAACGAAGgtgaaatatttgatataCTGTCCACATCCAAGTTGGAACCGAGCACTATTGCCAGTGTTGTtaaaatttatttattaGAATTGCCAGACCCACTGATTCCCAATGAAGTTTCGGATATTCTTCGGGTACTTTATCTGGATTATCCACCTTTAGTTGAAACTGCATTAGAGGATCCCGCTTCATCTCCTGAGGACCAACAGGGCGATGAAAACGAGGAAGGCACTGATACCAAAAGAATAAGAGGCCTTTACACCACCTTGTCCTCCCTAAGCAAACCCCATATAGCGACGCTAGACGCTATTACCACTCATTTTTACAGATTAATta includes:
- the SWP82 gene encoding Swp82p (Member of the SWI/SNF chromatin remodeling complex~similar to YFL049W) produces the protein MLDDNDGETVHEDRNNSSLEQGEIGAVFIVPKILIREHERVILKQILQILDQDELVQPPLDKFPYKKLELPVYTDESKTRDATNTSYKMVQMDAYGEKKVGLNGELFGGRHYLFNTFTFMAHTDVLLVLLQDVIKVLYQSDTKHDGDEFIDQHDQILIMETSEEQTNFLAKNGILPEGSNGSFKYVTARSAFVEFGATVIAGGQRIVDDYWESLAKKQNLSSHQRVFKLTTGLISKISLLRPSFQNNKITNANEFGTKDNNACTISNSKFESPYPIVTEQPSAEVREAYIENFAKGEHISAIVPGQSISGTLELSAQFRVPRYHSKNSFQQALQMKAMDIPIGRHEDLLAQYESQALDGSSLTSLPNNIPSVNPSNKPIKRMLSSILDINVSSSKNKKSEENEMIKPMNKGLLKNNTSLNINGWKFESLPLKSPENSGKQQYYRGLPLYEKNALLERLKQLTPNEIKELEHLHDAVFVNTGLQNVRKVRTKKWKKYWQYKAGIPIGLKRSQLDEFKNNYLKDVLAQTSVTTNFNEITNTDETITTKRIPNPNFLGNCNIKDFKPPYIYSRSNKAPQTITGNKTAVKPDADVKNTNPNPMIATDAAATKPNTFANFNNGITMNN
- the EMP47 gene encoding Emp47p (Integral membrane component of ER-derived COPII-coated vesicles~similar to YFL048C); its protein translation is MLMAKKSAVLLSFFTVLTIWTGLLEAHPLGDTSDASKLNSDYSLPDLINARKVPSNWQTGEQASLEEGRIVLTSKQNSKGSLWLKQGFDLKDSFTMEWTFRSVGYSGQTDGGISFWFVQDSNVPRDKQLYNGPVNYDGLQLLVDNNGPLGPTLRGQLNDGQKPVDKTKIYEQSFASCLMGYQDSSVPSTVRVTYDLEDSNLLKVQVDNKVCFQTRKIRFPTGSYRIGVTAQNGALNNNAESFEIFKMELFNGVIEDSLIPNVNAMGQPKLITKYIDQKTGKEKLIEKTAFDADKDKMSNYELYKKLDRVEGKILANDINALETKLNDIIKVQQELLSFMTTITKHLSSKQPTNDEKGISTDDAIAEDKENFKDFLSINQKLEKVLVEQEKYRETAKRHGQDGPQVDEIARKLMIWLLPLIFIMLIMAYYTFRIRQEITKTKLL
- the RGD2 gene encoding GTPase-activating protein RGD2 (GTPase-activating protein (RhoGAP) for Cdc42p and Rho5p~similar to YFL047W) produces the protein MLSFCDYFWSEDLVSGLEVLFDRLYHGCEQCDLFIQLFASRMQFEVSHGRQLFGIEAGMDNLKVVQEDEHEGVTVSRALRGILQEMSQEGTHHLTIASNIESLVLQPFGKWCVEHRERIQYSEKTLLTNVNNFKKSKKYVSKLEKEYFNKCRQLEEFKRTHFNEDELANAMKSLKIQSKYEEDIAREKDHRFFNKIAGIDFDYKTMKETLQLLLTKLPKTDYKLPLISYSLSNTNSGGEITKFLLDHMSLKDTDQAETFGQDLLNLGFLKYCNGVGNTFVNSKKFQYQWKNTAYMFANVPMPGSEEPAAGESLISRFNNWDGSSAKEMIQSKIGNDQGAGKFQAPHISDNERTLFKMMDALAASDKKYYQECFKMDALRCSIEELLIDHLSFMEKCESDRLNAIKKATLDFCSTLGNKISSLKLCIDKMLTLENDIDPTADLLQLLAKYKTGSFKPQAIVYNNYYNPGSFQNFGVDLETRCRLDKKIVPLIISSIFSYMDKIYPDLPNDKVRTSIWTDSVKLSLTHQLRNLLNKQQFHNEGEIFDILSTSKLEPSTIASVVKIYLLELPDPLIPNEVSDILRVLYLDYPPLVETALEDPASSPEDQQGDENEEGTDTKRIRGLYTTLSSLSKPHIATLDAITTHFYRLIKILKMGQDGNEVADEFTISISQEFANCIIQSKITDDNEIGFKIFYDLLTHKKQIFHELKRQNSKN